The DNA sequence TATGAACTGAACACGGTCAGCAACCTGGAGTTCTACGTCGACGGCGCCGATGAAAGCGACGAACACCTGAACCTGATCAAGGGCGGCGGCGCAGCCCTGACCCGCGAGAAGATCGTCGCGGCCGTGGCCCAGACCTTCATCTGCATCGCCGACGCCAGCAAACTGGTGCCGGTGCTGGGCGCGTTCCCACTGCCGGTGGAAGTGATCCCGATGGCCCGCAGCCACGTCGCCCGTCAACTGGTGAAACTGGGCGGCGATCCGGTCTACCGCGAAGGCGTGCTGACCGACAACGGCAACATCATCCTCGACGTGCACAACCTGCAGATCACCAATCCGGTGGAGCTGGAAGCGCAGATCAATGCGATTGTCGGCGTGGTCACCAACGGTCTGTTCGCGGCGCGTCCGGCGGATCTGTTGCTGCTGGGTACTTCCGAAGGTGTGAAAACACTGAAGGCTGAGTAAGCCGAAACTGCCCACATTGTTGTGGGCAGATGAAAAACCTGTGGGAGCTGGCTTGCCAGCGATGGCGGCCTGCCAGTCAACATTAATGTTGAGAGTCATGGCCTCATCGCTGGCAAGCCAGCTCCCACAGTTTTTCAGGGCGTCAGTCAGGGCTGCACAGGCTTCCTGAAGACATAAAACAGATTCGGCTCGCTCACCAGATACAACGTCCCGTCGTCATCCATCGCGATACCTTCCGCCTGCGGCACGGTTTTTTTCAGGCCCTGCCGGCCACCGCTCAACGACAGAGTGCTCAACGGACGCCCGTCCACATCCAGTTCCAGAATCAGCCGTGACTCGTCGGACAACGCCAGCAAATGGCCGCTGCGCTCGTCGTATTGCAGGCTCGACAGATCGCGCACGAACATCCCGGCATCGCGCTTGGGATTGTTGATGACGTGTACCGCGTAGGATTTTTCCGGATTGAAGTGCGGGAAACCGTGCACCTCATAGATCAGCATCGGATCCCGCTCCTTGGCCACGAACAGGCGCTTGCCCACCGAGTCGTAAGCCAGACCTTCAAACCCCTTGTTGCCGCTCATGTGCACACCAAGGGTCATTTGTTCGGCATCCGCTGCATCGAGGAACGTGGTGTCGTGTTCCAGATGGATCTTGATCAGCCGCTGCTGGCGCTCGTCAGTGATCACGTACGTATCGGCGCTGATGAACTCCACCGCCTCCGGATCGCCGAAGCCGATCAAGGCGACACGGCGCAGGATCGTGCCGTCCAGCGACAGCTCGATCAGCTCGGCATTCTTGTTGGTGACAGTGAACAGGCTCTTGCGCACCGGATCGTAGGTCAGCGCCGAGACGTCGTCGTTCAGACCGTCGATGACTTTCGCTTCGATCTCCACCCGATATTGATCCAGCCCGATGGCCTCGCTGCTTATCGGCTGCCAGAGCGCATGCAGGTTGAACCAGGCACGCTCGAACAGGCGCATGTATTGCCCGATCGCAATCAACACGATCAGGGCAATCACCGACAAGATGATGAACAGAGGTTTGGGACGGGCAAGTCGACGCATTCGGGCAAGCTCGGAATCAAAACAGGCGGATGAAATATCACGCCCGTCTGAACTGAAGCTTAATGGCCACTTGCCCCAGGCCACAACTCAACCGATCTGCATTTGCTGTAGGAGTAATTACTTCTGCTTTTCGAAGCGGTAGAACAGATTCGGCTCGCTGACCATGTACAGCGTGCCCGACTCGTCCATGGTCACGCCCTCGGCGCGGGGAATGGTTTTCTTCAAACCGTTGAAACCGCCAAGCAGGGTCATGAAGCTGACCTGTTCGCCCTTCTCGTCCAGCTCCAGCAACAAGTGCGAATCGGCGGACAGCACCAGGGTGTGACCGGTGCGCGGGTCGATCGCCAGGGCCGAAAGGTTGCGAATGTCCAGTTCGTCGCTGTCGAGTTTCTGCTTGTCGCCCTCGAGCGTCTGGCTGCCGTCGCTTTTCCAGGTGAACAGCGCCGGCGGACGCTCTTCGCCCAGCAGCAGCTGCTGATTGCGGGCGTCCCAGGTGATGGCTTCGAAAGCCTTGTTCTGGTCTTTCGACGGGCCAAGGTCGTATTTCGGGAAATCGTCGCGCTTCAGTTCGCGGGTTTCGGCATCGACCTTGACGATGGAGAGCAGGTGCTCGCGCTCATCGACAATCGCCATCAAGCCGTTTGGCATCACCGTCAGGCCTTCAGGGTTGCTCCAGCCCACCAGTGGCATCTTGCGCAGCACGTCACCCTGAAGGGTCAGTTCGACCAGAAACGGATTCTTGCCCATCACCGAAAACAGGGTTTTGGTCTGCGGGTTATAGGACAGGTCCGAAGCTTCGTCCTTTTCCATCCCCGGCAGCAGCTTGGCGTCGATGACCACCCGGTAGTCCGGGAGCCAGACGCTTTCCTGCTTCTCCGCCGTGCTTTCGAAACGCTCCAGCACCCACAGCACGCCCCGGTCATCCCAATGCATCGCATACGCCAGCCCGTACGCAGCGGCGGCTGCCAACAAGAGCCAGGAATACCAGCGCAGGGCGAAGCGTGAACGACGAGCGGGTTTTAGCTGAGTTTGAGATGACATCGAAGGACGCGTTCCGAAAATTCAGGCTACGGGTAATAGCACAAAGAGGCCGGCTCAGACGCCAGAATGACCGGAATTATCCGGACAAAATGTGAAAAAAACGGCAAATGGCCGGAATGCCTTATGTGTTTGCGAGCTGCAACACAAAAACAAATGTGGGAGCAAGCTCGCTCCCACAGTTTTACTCAGAGTTGCAGTCAGCGAACGCTGCTGGTGAAGCGACTGGCGCCCGGCAGTTCCAGCACGATCTCATCACCAACGTTCAGCGGGCCGACGCCCACCGGCGTGCCGGTCAGGATCACGTCACCGGCCTGCAGCGAGAAGCAGCCGGCCATGTGCTGGATCATCGGTACGATCGGGTTGAGCATCGCGCTGCTGTTGCCGTCCTGGCGCACTTCGCCGTTGATGGTCAGGCGGATGCCGATGTCGGTCAAATCGGCGAAAGTGCTGCCGACCACGAACGGTGCAATCACCGCCGCGCCATCGAACGACTTGGCGATTTCCCACGGCAGGCCCTTGGACTTGAGCTCGGCCTGCTTGTCGCGCAGGGTCAGGTCCAGCGCCGGGGCGAAACCGGAGATCGCGTCCAGCACTTCTTCACGGCTTGGTTTGGTCGACAGCGGCTTGCCGATCAACACGGCGATTTCCGCTTCGTAATGCACCGAGCCACGCTCGGTCGGAATGCTGAACCCGCCTTCCAGCGGCACCACGCAACTGCCCGGCTTGATGAACAGCAACGGCTCGGTAGGGACCGGGTTGTCCAGTTCCTTGGCGTGTTCGGCGTAGTTACGGCCGATGCACACCACTTTCCCCAGCGGAAAATGAATCCGCGTACCGTCGACATACTGGTGCTGATAGCTCATTACCGACTCCTGCCTTCATTGATTCATCAGGGATTGCCAATCAAACCGCGAAGATCTTGCCCGGGTTCATGATGCCGTTCGGGTCGAACACCGCCTTGACCGCTTTCATGTATTCGATTTCCACCGGCGAGCGGCTGTAGGTCAAGTAGTCACGCTTGGTCATGCCCACGCCGTGTTCGGCGGAAATCGAACCGTTGTACTTCTCGACGGTTTCGAACACCCACTTGTTGACGGTGGCGCACTTGGCGAAAAACTCGTCCTTGCTCAGGTTGTCCGGCTTGAGGATGTTCAGGTGCAGGTTGCCGTCGCCGATGTGGCCGAACCAGACGATTTCGAAATCCGGATAGTGTTCGCCGACGATCGCGTCGATTTCCTGCAGAAACGCCGGGACTTTGGATACGGTGACCGAGATGTCGTTCTTGTACGGCGTCCAGTGGGAGATGGTTTCGGAGATGTACTCGCGCAGCTTCCACAGGTTCTGCAACTGGGTTTCGCTCTGGCTCATCACGCCGTCCAGCACCCAGCCCTGCTCCACGCAATGCTCGAAGGTTTCCAGGGCGGTGTTGGCCACTTCTTCGGTGGTCGCCTCGAATTCCAGCAAGGCATAGAACGGGCAGTCGGTTTCAAACGGCGCCGGGACATCGCCACGCCCCATGACCTTGGCCAGGGCCTTGTCGGAGAAAAATTCGAACGCGGTCAGGTCGAGCCGGCCCTGAAAAGCGTGCAGCACCGGCATGATCGAATCGAAATCGGCGGTGCCGAGGACCATCGCGGTCAGGTTTTTCGGCGAACGGTCCAGGCGCATGGTGGCCTCGACCACAAAACCCAGAGTGCCCTCGGCGCCGATGAACAGCTGGCGCAGGTCATAACCGGTGGCGTTCTTGATCAGGTCTTTGTTCAGTTCCAGCACATCGCCCTTGCCGGTCACCACCTTCATGCCTGCGACCCAATTGCGGGTCATGCCGTAGCGAATGACCTTGATCCCGCCGGCATTGGTGCCGATGTTGCCGCCAATCTGACTGGAACCTGCCGAAGCGAAGTCCACCGGGTAGTACAGGTCATGTTCTTCGGCGGCGTTCTGCAATTGCTCGGTGACCACGCCCGGCTGACAGACGGCGGTGCGGTCGGTGAGGTTGATGTCGAGAATCTGGTTCATGTAGTCGAACGACACGACCACTTCGCCATTGGCGGCCACGGCTGCGGCGGAAAGACCGGTGCGCCCGCCCGACGGCACCAGCGCCACTTTATGTTCGTTGGCCCAGCGGACGACGGCCTGCACCTGCTCGATGGTCTTGGGGAACACGATGGCGCTGGGCGCCGGGGCGAAGTGCTTGGTCCAGTCCTTGCCGTAAGCGTTCAGGGAGTCGGCATCGGTCAGGACCTTGCCAGGCTCGACCAGGGTCTTCAGTTCATCAATCAGGGCAGGATTGGTCATCGACGGAACTCTCGAACAATTCATGGTCATCCTGAGAACGCTTCACGTCGCAGGAATGAGTGATTAGCGGGGCGGCTATGCTAGCATACCGACCCCGCAGGCCAGTGCCCA is a window from the Pseudomonas gozinkensis genome containing:
- the rpiA gene encoding ribose-5-phosphate isomerase RpiA, producing the protein MTQDQLKQAVAQAAVDFILPKLDDKSIVGVGTGSTANCFIDALAQHKGAFDGAVASSEATAARLKGHGIPVYELNTVSNLEFYVDGADESDEHLNLIKGGGAALTREKIVAAVAQTFICIADASKLVPVLGAFPLPVEVIPMARSHVARQLVKLGGDPVYREGVLTDNGNIILDVHNLQITNPVELEAQINAIVGVVTNGLFAARPADLLLLGTSEGVKTLKAE
- a CDS encoding SdiA-regulated domain-containing protein produces the protein MRRLARPKPLFIILSVIALIVLIAIGQYMRLFERAWFNLHALWQPISSEAIGLDQYRVEIEAKVIDGLNDDVSALTYDPVRKSLFTVTNKNAELIELSLDGTILRRVALIGFGDPEAVEFISADTYVITDERQQRLIKIHLEHDTTFLDAADAEQMTLGVHMSGNKGFEGLAYDSVGKRLFVAKERDPMLIYEVHGFPHFNPEKSYAVHVINNPKRDAGMFVRDLSSLQYDERSGHLLALSDESRLILELDVDGRPLSTLSLSGGRQGLKKTVPQAEGIAMDDDGTLYLVSEPNLFYVFRKPVQP
- a CDS encoding SdiA-regulated domain-containing protein; this translates as MSSQTQLKPARRSRFALRWYSWLLLAAAAAYGLAYAMHWDDRGVLWVLERFESTAEKQESVWLPDYRVVIDAKLLPGMEKDEASDLSYNPQTKTLFSVMGKNPFLVELTLQGDVLRKMPLVGWSNPEGLTVMPNGLMAIVDEREHLLSIVKVDAETRELKRDDFPKYDLGPSKDQNKAFEAITWDARNQQLLLGEERPPALFTWKSDGSQTLEGDKQKLDSDELDIRNLSALAIDPRTGHTLVLSADSHLLLELDEKGEQVSFMTLLGGFNGLKKTIPRAEGVTMDESGTLYMVSEPNLFYRFEKQK
- a CDS encoding fumarylacetoacetate hydrolase family protein — its product is MSYQHQYVDGTRIHFPLGKVVCIGRNYAEHAKELDNPVPTEPLLFIKPGSCVVPLEGGFSIPTERGSVHYEAEIAVLIGKPLSTKPSREEVLDAISGFAPALDLTLRDKQAELKSKGLPWEIAKSFDGAAVIAPFVVGSTFADLTDIGIRLTINGEVRQDGNSSAMLNPIVPMIQHMAGCFSLQAGDVILTGTPVGVGPLNVGDEIVLELPGASRFTSSVR
- a CDS encoding FAD-binding oxidoreductase, yielding MTNPALIDELKTLVEPGKVLTDADSLNAYGKDWTKHFAPAPSAIVFPKTIEQVQAVVRWANEHKVALVPSGGRTGLSAAAVAANGEVVVSFDYMNQILDINLTDRTAVCQPGVVTEQLQNAAEEHDLYYPVDFASAGSSQIGGNIGTNAGGIKVIRYGMTRNWVAGMKVVTGKGDVLELNKDLIKNATGYDLRQLFIGAEGTLGFVVEATMRLDRSPKNLTAMVLGTADFDSIMPVLHAFQGRLDLTAFEFFSDKALAKVMGRGDVPAPFETDCPFYALLEFEATTEEVANTALETFEHCVEQGWVLDGVMSQSETQLQNLWKLREYISETISHWTPYKNDISVTVSKVPAFLQEIDAIVGEHYPDFEIVWFGHIGDGNLHLNILKPDNLSKDEFFAKCATVNKWVFETVEKYNGSISAEHGVGMTKRDYLTYSRSPVEIEYMKAVKAVFDPNGIMNPGKIFAV